aaaccaaaatgcaatagaaaatagtacaaagacaacatatcaaatcttGAAACTAAGAAATGCTATTGTCTCTTGAAAATtatttgcccactttgaatttggtgccagcaacacatttaaaaaagctggggtaggggcaacaaaagactggaaaagttgggtaatgctaaaaaaaaactggtgtgacatctcacaactaattagtttaattggtaacaggtcagtaacatgattgggtacaaaaagaacattccagagaggataaGTCTGAggatgggaaggggttcaccactctgtgaaagactgtgcaggcaaatagtgcaacaacttaagaataaagtttctcaatgtaaaattgcaaagagtctggggatctcatcatctatggtacataatatcattaaaagattcagagaatctgtgTACCCAAGGGACAAggttgaaaaccaatattggatggttgtGATATTCGGGCcatcagacagcactgcattaaaaacagacacaattctgtagtggacctCACTGGATGGTTttaggaacacttccaaaaaaacattgtctgtgaacacagtacgtcgctgtaTCCACAATTGTATGTTTGCATGTTCGCTTTGAGCTATTTCTTGAGCTAATCTTCTAGTAATTAAATTTGTTTCAAGAGTAGTTTTGCATCCATATATGCATCTGTTCACTGTTATTCCTGCTGATTATAAATCCTGAGAAAGTACCAAATAATTAACCATGTCAAGTGTGACTGTAATACTTGATTGGAATTCAGTTACACAGAAGAAAATTCCATTTAATAACCTTGTACTGCTACATAAGACCTGATTTGATAGCTAAAGTAGAGCAAAAAAAAAGCACTGGCAAAAGTGCAACATTCCTGTCTTCTCCCTTTGTGGAGATTAAATTGGAGTGACATTGACTGATTGGTATTCTAGTGCAGGGGCTCCTGTACAGAAGTTTAATtgataattatttaaaaacatttttgtattattttcttacCTACAGATTCATCTAAATGATCTCCCTTCCAGTGATTGTTGCCTTGATTCATTACAGCAAGACCATTGCAGGTGTGGAAACATTGAACATTAAGACTTTTTTTCTCAAACCAAGTCATGCCAAGCTATTGGAGCATTTTTGGTATGCCGCaaccaggattcaaacacctGGCTGCCCTAATGCAGTTGTACTGTGAGACAATCACTTAGACCACAACGCCACTCATGAGTTTGCTCTATTTTATGAACCCTGCCTAACCCTTGGGTATTAATAAAGTGTCATTCTATTCTATTCTAAACAGAATTGCAAACCAGTAAGGCCATTGTACTtgatcaaaaatgttttttcttttgcgTCAAAATATATAACAGCATGGTTCACATCAGCTAAAGTTGAGGAGTACATTATAATAAAGagacatttaatgaaaaaaactgGATAAAAAAAGTTACAGTTGGGTATAAGGCCAATCTGGTCTGTGTTGACTAGTTTGCCCATTAAGGTTCTTAATATTTGTTAATATCTTTTGGTCTGTGTTGAGGATAGAAATCAACCTATAAACCTACCTCTTTTGTTTTATTACCGTTATTTTACAAAGTAAGTATgcaaagaacacattcttattacCTGTATTTTTCATGTTGTCGTCTTTGTTCACTGCGACCTTTCGATTACTGACCCAAAAGCTCTTGACAAATAGGCTACTCTGCTGCCCCATCTCTTCCTTTAGTTTGAATATCAGGAATAATCACCTCATCTCGAGTTGGTGGGAGTTACCCCTTGTCCTTAGAGTCCCCAAACATTCTGTATTAGAGCAAAGGTCACAGAATTTCTTAACCAGAAAATGTTCTCAGTTAGAAAAGTATAAACCACTACTAAGACAATGTTGGCACAGGCATCTGCaaaattaacatacattttaaatgtataatattattataaataaatatatttttaattgaatagAAAGCTTCTGTTTCTCTCATATACACAAAACTCGattaaccaccaccaccatctttGGGGAGTGGAGTACAGTGTCTAATACAGAGTAGTGCCCCTGGTTTAGGGATCAAATGTCTTGATCAATTGTAAAACGGCAGGAGATGGTACGAGGCTCCAATGAATGTTTACGTTGTTTctacataattacattttatattttagtgaTTTAGCCGACGCTTTTATCCAGAACGACTTATAGTTTATGCTACAGCAAGCAGTTATTGCCTGTTATTGCTATGCCACTGAGTAATGTGGGTGATTTTGTTTCTgaaaaaacaattgaaatgcAAAGAACATGAAAATCCCGCATTCAAGTTTCACACGGAACTACCAATGTCCCTGTGGCGGTACAGCTTATTTTAGTTTCCATAGTAAAATGGAGCCAAAGGCCACAGGCAGTGCCAGGAGAGGCTACGTCACTTTTTGGGCGTGGAACTTGTTAGCAAACTAGCGCCGCTATCTAGCAGAATAAGACGTACCCGACGACGAAGCTCAGCTAGCCTAGCTGTAATATTATTGTCATTGGATTCAAATTAACAGGTAGCTAGCTACGTCGGTTTCTTCAACACGTTTTATTTTTGGACATTAGATTTAAAGTCCTTGTTTTTGTTTCGGTTTAGCTCATGTACTGTTACTTTTATCAATTGAAGCAGCCATGTTGCTAATAATGGGGCGCGTGCTAATGTTCGAGGCCTGCCTTTCTGACGAATGAAATcgtaatgttgtttttgtgctaaCTGTAACGATATTAACGTTCACCAAATTCTAATTAGTTACTAATGTAACactaaatacaaatatgacATATATAAATGTTATCAATGGGTACAAATGACACTGGGGAAGTAGATTAGGCCGGGCCTCGCATCGTTAACAACGCGAACGAAGCATTTCGAACCCTTCTGTGTTATCCCTTGGGTCACTTTTAGCCTAATCTAACATAGCTAACGCGGTTAGCTTACATCTCAGGGTTTgctaggtagctagctacaacAATAGTACATCGTTTCTAGATAACTAAGCCAGACTAATAGACTAAGGTTAAGTAGCTGGCTAGTATACAGTAAACCTGATCAGAGAGGAACAATAACAGAATCGTTTCCAAATTGGACCTGTCTGATGTGACTAACCATTGCATGTAAACTGTGAGAACCtaactgtacagtattgcaCTGTATAGTAGACCGTTTATAGTCTGATCTTCTACTGTCAGCATATATTTCCAAGCTATGTACCTTACTAATTAGTAAGTAAAACTAGCTACAGGATCTAAGCATAACATACCCCGATGCGTCTTTACTTTCTTCAGGTTTAAAAGAATACCAAACATGTCTGATGGAGAGGGTTTTGTTGTGCGTGTGAGAGGACTACCATGGTCCTGCTCTGTGGATGAAGTACAGAGGTTCTTCTCTGGTAAtaacacatttacaataattCTGGTGGTGTGACGTGGTACACCGCCTTTATGCCCTGTGTCTCTCACCACAGTCACTGGGAAGGATGTCTCTCAACCCTCTCCTCTGCATATAGATTGTAAAATCGCCAACAATGGCACCAGCATCCATTTTACCTACACACGTGAGGGTCGACCGAGTGGAGAGGCATTCGTGGAGTTGGAGAGCGAGGACGACCTGAAGATAGCTGTCAAGAAGGACAGGGAAACCATGGGACACCGATATgtagaaggtgtgtgtgtgcgtgcgtgcgcatatGCATTTGTCACTGTCTATGGTCTTACTGAAGTTTCAGTGTTGGTCACTGGGCATTACCTGGCGCTGCATTCTTCATGTTAACAATTCTGCACTGACTTTAGGGATGTTGACTTGACTTATTCCTTCTCAGTGTTTAAATCCAACAATGTGGAGATGGATTGGGTGATGAAACACACCGGTCCAAACTGCCCAGAGACTGCTGGAGACGGCCTTGTCAGGCTCAGAGGCCTTCCCTTTGGCTGCAGCAAGGAGGAGATTGTCCAGTTCCTCTCAGGTACGAGTAGGCAGCTCCTGCTGGTTCACATGAAATAACCCCCTTATAACACCCAGTTGGAGTAGCTAGACCTTAGCCCTCATCAATGATTCAGGGTCATTGAAattgttttagtcatttagctgatgaTTTTACACCAAGTCACATACTTGGCATGGGTATATAGTTTTGTCCAGGATTTCTTCCCCATCGCCTAAGTTTTCCTATCACTTCTTTGGGCCCCCCTGCAAAAAGATTTCTATGAAAATGAAGGCCTCAGTCCTTTCTTAAAACAAAGACTTGACCATTGGCAGTTACTTTAATGTTTTCCACAAACCCACTAAATAATAAAAGGATATTTTTCATTAATCCCCACATTCATTGTCCACTCTTCATAtcgtcccctctccctccatctattCCATACCCCCCCCGTCTCCTCCCGTCCTACTTTATTTCCCCCAAATGCAGTAAAAGTAAGTAGCCTTAATGGTCCCTGACCCTCATTGGTTAATAAGTGTCACCtggtatgtacagtacatgtcaaTGTATAGTTTTCTTTACATCTCTGtaatcagacaaaaaaaaatgaagaaacagTAGAGAAAGCTATCTTTCTGTAACTGGGCATGTGATTTACTGTGTCCCCCACTGGGGTTATCTGTCCTTGGGTTGAAGGGTTGGAAATCGTGCCAAATGGGATAACATTGCCGGTGGACTTCCAGGGGAGGAGTACGGGGGAGGCCTTCGTGCAGTTTGCTTCACAGGATATAGCTGAAAAGGCTctaaagaaacacaaggaaagaATAGGGCACAGGTGGggatggttggttggttggctgGATAAAGTTGCTTTTCTTATGGTGCACACCTTACATACATGAACCATACATAGAACTGACTGGCACCTTGCACAGCACTAGGAAGTGGCATCGCTTCATTCAAGATGACAACACACTCTGATATTATCTGTAAAGTCACATACTTGCAATACTGGATCTATAGACGCACACTCACAGCAGTCTTTGGGAAATGAAGCACATTCTTTTGTTGTGAAATTATTGGGAGATATGATACTCTGAGTTTAGTGCTGAGGTGTCATGGAGGCTCTAAGGTTCATCAGCCAAGTTTGGTTGACAGTGCAGAGGAGAAGAAACGCAGTTGAATTTGGGCATATCCATTTCACGCTGATTTATAAGAGAGGCCATTGGTTCCTGGGCACTAAATCTCAGCACAGATAACCAGCAGACCTACTGGTACGATTCTCCCTGGTGTGAGGGCCAATCAATATGAGGACACGGACCACTGCCTACTGTCTATCAAAGGTAACGCTCAGAGAGTGGGTTTCCATGGACAACATCAGGACAGTGACCACGACAGGGATTGTACTGTAACATCACTGTCAACCGTAGTAGCGTCCTACAGGTGACCATAAGAGTATTGTCTGTGGTACCCTCCAGTACTACACAGTCTGTTACCCACTACACCAAGGCTCACAGACCCTAGTTCCACGACTCACCTATGAACCACAAGGGCCAGCGGCGCCGGGCAGTCACCTGTCCCGAGTAGCCCGACTTTTATCAGCACCCTCATCGACACGCTAAGATACAATAAAGTCAGCACCTGAATTCTGATGGCCCAGCTGTATTGGCGCGCTGCACACACTCAGCCTTTTTGAGCTCTACAGTAGGTAGCTGTGGTGTACACCTCTGCCCGTGTGTTGCCCCATCGTCCCGTGTCTATGTATCTCAGGTACATTGAGATCTTCAAGAGCAGCCGCGCCGAGGTGAGGACCCACTACGAGCCCCAGAGGAAACCAATGGGGATGCAGAGGCCGGGCCCTTATGACAGACCGTCCGGGGGGCGAGGGTACAACATGATGGGCGGTCGAGGAGGGGGGTCCTACGACAGGATGAGACGCGGAGGATatggtggaggtgtgtgtgacctctactgtgtgttgttttgatcCATCCTAAGTTAATAACACTGTCCACAGTCCCCTAATCATACCCCTCTTATTTCTGTGTACATTAAGGCCCGGATTATATCCGGTCAGCGGAAGATCAGCATAACAAGCGTGACACTTGAAGGTCCTTTCCGTTTGAGGGTCTGGGGTGTTTACCTGTCTCTGGTCTAACCAGGCTGTCTCTACCTGCAGGTGTGTCTGAGGGGAGGTACGGTGATAGTAGTTCGTCCTTCCAGAGTACCACGGGTCATTGTGTCCACATGAGGGGTCTGCCCTACAGAGCCACTGAGACGGACATCTACAATGTGAGTCACTGTGGTCTGGTGCCAAAATACACCTGAGGTCCTGTGTATCCAATAGCGATTTTTGCTAATtatgttttgtaaaatataagAAACAGCAACAAACAATTATATTTGCAAGTTTCTTTCCAAACAGCGACAACATTGTTAGTAATGGTTTCAGGAAAGGATAGTAACTACACTGCCTTCTGAATGTATTTAGACCCTCAACTTGCTCAATATGTTCTTTTTATTAATTGCCATTGACATACACACTGTACCCCAAAATGACATAAAACACAATGGAGGAATgaaatgtctctgtttgtcttcctctctttctcccggtttctctccatctccccagtTTTTCTCCCCTCTGAACCCAGTACGGGTACATGTAGAGATCGGTCCTGACGGCAGAGTGACTGGAGAGGCTGACGTGGAGTTTGCCACCCACGAGGACGCTGTGGCAGCCATGTCAAAAGACAAGGCTAACATGCGTGAGTCAGTGCTCCCTTGTTTTAGTTACCCTTTTCTAATTTCTGCAAAACAAATACTTTAGGGCTGACCAATGTCCAAACCAACACACATTCCTACTGCCTACAGAAAAATGATTACTAACCTGCTGTCCGTTCTCCAGAACACCGCTACGTTGAGCTGTTCCTCAACTCAACAGCAGGGGGCAGTAACGGCTCCTATGGCAGCCCGATGCAGGGCGGTATGGGGAACCAGTCGTCTTACAGCAGTGGGGGGCTGAGCTCTGGGTACTCTGGAGGCTACAACAGTCAGAGCAGTATGGGAGGATACAGTGATTATAGTGAGTACCAGCTCTGACTACTCATGAGTGTGTTCATAAATACCAGTGTGCTGCTTATTGGTCGGTGCCAAGTGAACTATTCGGTCCTATAGTGTGTATTCTCTCTCCTGTCAGGTAACCAGGGCGGAATGAGCAGCAGTTACTATGGTGGAGGCGGGAGGAGTTCCACTGGATTGGGGGCGGGGTGGGGGATGTAGTTCTTTAACCCAGTAGTGTTTTGGGTAAAAAGACTGGAGTTGTGGTTCTTACGTGGGGTTTTGGGATGGGTATTGTTGACATGAGCCAGttattttgggaaatgttctgttATTTTTAGACTGAAAAAATTCACGATTGAGGCTCCTTTTGAAGTAAAGTTGGTAGAGAAGTATTGTTTCACACTCCTGCCCTACTGTTTTTCATTATATGACTGTGGCGACAGAGGCTGTGTTGTGCTGTTGGAACACAGCCTATGATTGTGGGCGGAATGGTTGTTGAAAGTGTGTTGATTTAAAACAACCAACATTGACTGGAGCTTGTTTGATTGATCATGGAGTGACTGGTTGAATCTTAATAGCATTTTTCTGCCTTCTCATCTTCACCTTTCAAAACCCATTAGATTAGAAGGTCAATAGTCTATCCCTTCTTATTTGGTCTTGTAACAGGTTGAGGGATGAGAGGTTGAGAAATGAATGGAGATTCTTATTGTTGTAAAagtgtaaaaacaaatacacttgGAAAGTGTTGTAGATGTTCATTCTTTTGTGTAGCTGAGGTCTGAAGCTAGGGTGTGAATTGACATTTTACATGGTTAAAAAAGagcatttgagtttgttttgtAATGGTGAGTgattatgggggggggggggttgggtgaATTCTTAACAAGTCCTTACTCAGCTGgcaaacatttgtttctgttataAAAGATTTCTTTCTACAGCTTGtggcatttgtttttgtatttgagGTGCAGAAGTGAATACAGTTGTAAATGTCGGTCTCTGAGGTGAGTGGCTTCCCAGGCAGACACCAAGCAACGCattcagatacatttttattaaatatctcTTTATCAAATATCTAGATAAAAAACATGTTGGTCAAAACATGCCGAAATGACTCAAGAAAATGGCTGCTTAATATCACTAGTCACAATCGACTGACAAATGATTTATATACATTCTAAAATAGACACATTAGTAAATTATGAACATTCTGTCGTCatttacaattaaaaacatttgcggTCAATGACAATTTTTAAGATGGGCAGATTAAGTGGAGATGAATGCAAAAAGCTCAGTTTCACATGATCTTTAACATCCAAAACATCACTTTTTTAAGTCACTTTAGATCTGCTGTGAAATGTTGAATGTAAAAACATCTACCTAAATGTTCACTGATGATGGGCACTTTTGCATATTGGTTCCAtcaaaatacagtttaaaatTGATGTTTCAACACCATGCATCTCCCAAGTTCAATTGACTATCATTAAGTTCAGCACCTTACAGGCTATTTGGAGTATAAGGAGTTATTTCATTACGAGATGAGTTTGGGAGATAAGAGTTCAGTCTGACAGATGACAGAAGTATTAGTTTAAATGATGGGAGGGCCTGTTAACTGTTCAACCCAAAAAGCTATGAATTTCAAGCAAGAGGAAACACTGAAGCGTATATAGAAATCCCTATTTCCTGCTCAGATTTGATGAAAACTGGTTCAACGATCAAGAATACTGTAAGGCTTCCCGCTGAGTAATCAAAACCACTAAAATGACTGAAGTGAAGCTTATGAGTATGAGTGCTTGTATGGGTTTGTTCATGACAGAATGCATTTGTGTTCTGTCAAGAGGTGACCGAAGAGACACTTCTCTGCAGCAGGAGAGAGTGGCAGGTGTCACAGACCCGAACGGGTCGAGGGTAAGAGGGCAAGGCCAACTCGTTGCTGGAACAGTTGTTGCAGTAGATATCCCCACAGTTCCTACAGTGATGCTACAGGGAGGCAGAAGGACGAGAAGGGGAGAATAAGTGAATGTTTTATACTTTGTTTCTCTAAACCTGTCCACAGCAGTGGTACGGACAGAAGAGATGGCGAGTGCAGCTTTACCTTCCTGCGAGCAATGGAGAACTCCTTCATACACTGCTTACACTGTGTGGCCTCGTCGTCTTTCAACCAGGCCTGGCCCTGATAGACACAAACACGCAACGGTCAACCACTAATTTGTCTGTGGGTTTGGGGTCTTCTCCTCGTGTCTGAAGGAGTCCATGATGAGCCGCACCCTAAAGATGTTGCTAGATACGTATGGCTTATGTTCCTCACTAGTGTACTCCGAAGAGAACTGGCGTGACAGGCTCCAACATGTTACCTTCAGTGCTTTATTGACTTCCTTGAAGTCCTCCATCTTTAGTTTAGACCTatgagagagaggacagagggaaaaTTTTTACCTGAGCCATTTAGCTGATGCTTTCATCCAGAGCAGCTCCGGGATTTAAACAAGCAACCTGTTACTTGCCCAAGGGTCTAACCACTACCTGCCTAGAGGAGTAGGTCCGTCTCCTGTAAGGCTGTCCTAGTACAGTACTCACTGGCTGAGGTGTAGGCCCATCTCCTGTAAGGCTGTCTCTTGTTCCTGACAAGTCTGCAGTAGTTGCTGCTTCTCCTGGCGAACATCCTGGAGCTCCTGtgtgtacagaaacatattCAGAACAATAAACAGTGATCTGAATTGTATtaatgggtgtgtctgtgtgtgtgttactgactGTCCTGAGGCCCTGTAGCTGTTGTAGTTGGGTGCGTAGCTCGTTGCTGTTGTCCTGTTCTCTCTGTAGAGCTCTCTGGAGGCCCTGTCTCTGCTCCTTCTCACTGAGCAGGTCACTCTCCAGACCAAGCCTAGCGGGCAGACAGGATAGCATTACAATGTGCCTTTCTTCACACGTCTCTGCATTGGTCTGTGTGGTTGACTCGTGCCTCATTGTGTCCAGGTCTGACAGCTGTTTGCGTAGAGCTTCTACCCTCTCCTCCAGTTGGGATCTCATGTCTCTGTCCGCCTGGTCAACCTGTCTGCGATCACTCTCAGAGTCCTGCAGTCTGAGGAAACATGGGTTGGTTTAGTTCAGTCATGTTGTTATGAAACTCACCCCACGCAACATGACACCCACCTCTGCTCCATCTCCTTCATGGTGCTCTCCATCTGGCTCATCTTCTCTTCCAGCTGTCTGGCCTCCTCGTGCTTCCTCTGGGCCTCACGCTCACAGTCCtgaacacagacccacacacagtcaGGAAGTGGAGGCACTCACAACGGGGTGTGAATGCGTAACTGTGGAGCCTGGAGGTGCAACTTTTTACTGTGTCATAAATCCTTCCACTGTTCATTACTCACCTAGGCTGTATATGAATAGAGAGGGAAAGTAAAAATCGAGATTGTCCTTACCACAGCCTCACATCAACAACAAAGCAATGGGGAATTGTTAGGAATGTTAAGAAATATCTTCCAATAACAGGCGACTGTCCTGTCAAATCAAGGCACTGTCTGATACATCCATCATTACTCTTTTGTTGCTCTTATAATATTTCAGGAAATCTCATTCAATAACTACCCATACACTGCCTGCTCTTTGATACCTTAAACTCCAGTTTGTAGGTGTAATGCCTTCCAAATGTGTCTTCCAAGTAGTTATCACTTCAGGTTTTCTTGGTATGTTGCAACATACAGTTTCCCCTCTGGTTGTGGCCCTGGCTTTAGCTATTCAAATTCAGCACTGTAGACCATACAGCTCGCACCTCAAAACGTGGACTCAACACTGCACTTACACAACATATCATACATTATGAAATTCCCAGataaaacacagtaaacaggGGTTACAGTTTTCAGCTAGTTCAGTGTTTGCTtgaacacgtgtgtgtgtgtctgggtgtttaCCTGTGACTTGTTGAACATCTGTAGGTTGAGGGTTTTCACTTGGTCTAGCTGGAGCCTGAGGGCTTGCAACGTGTCCTGTTTCTCGTGCGTGTCTTTCTCCAGCAGCCTCATAGCCATCTCCATCTCCTGCTTGAGCCCCACCTGCAGTTCCAGCTCACGCTCCAACTCCTGCACAAAGGAAGGAGTAACGTTAATTACTGGAACTCAGGTGTCAGTTAGCCATGTCCTGAGATGTAGAGCTGGTCATTCACCTatatgtctctctcacacacacctgtctgatGCGTTTCTCCTCCTGGTACTGTTTCCAGACAATGCTGTACATTTCGTCCAGgccctgtcttgtctgtctgtaggtCTCCAACTCCACTGCGCTGTCCTCCAGGGTCGCctaaaaaaaccaaaaaacatttgagtaaaaAGTGCCAGTTTGTCTAACATTTAGAGTTGAACAGACAAAACGGTTGCAGGTGCATTAACTtgggagtgtgagtgtgtcCCGACCTCCTCTTTCTTCTGGCTGCTCTGGAGGATCATCTCATTCTCCTGTCTCAGTGTTTCTTGTTCCTCTCGTAAAGCGTTAATCCTGTCTGTTGCTGCTGTGAGCTGTAGGGTTAACACACCAGTCAGAAATACAGGGTTCCTAATACATCCATTAGAGACTACACAGGGTTCTAACATCCATTAGCGACTACACAGGGTTCTAACATCCATTAGCGACTACGCAGGGTTCTAACATCCATTAGGACTACGCAGGGTTCTAACATCCATTAGCGACTACGCAGGGTTCTAACATCCATTAGCGACTACGCAGGGTTCTAACATCCATTAGCGACTACGCAGGTTTCTAACATCCATTAGCGACTACGCAGGGTTCTAACATCCATTAGCGACTACGCAGGGTTCTAACATCCATTAGCGACTACGCAGGGTTCTAACATCCATTCGGACTACACAGGGTTCTAACATCCATTAGGACTACACAGGGTTCTAACATCCATTAGGACTACACAGGGTTCTAACATCCATTAGAGACTACGCAGGGTTCTAACATCCATTAGAGACTACGCAGGGTTCTAACATCCATTAGAGACTACACAGGGTTCTAACATCCATTAGAGACTACACAGGGTTCTAACATCCATTAGAGACCACACAGGGTTCTAACATCCATTAGAGACCATAAGAAATAGTGTGTGAAATTCAATGTATTCATTAGATTATTGATATTATGTAGAATGCACTAATTTTTTGTATGCTCTGGAGTGGGAACTGTATTATGGTTTATGGAAATCCATTATGGTGGTTGTGATACCTGTGATACCCAGTCATTAAGTGCTTGAAAATGCCCAAAAcatgtaatataaaatgtaaaaccataaaacaatttttttttactgacctcTACAgtttactgaaaaaaaaatctgaagaaaTTAGGTCAGATGGACCATTTGGGTTGACCAGTTTTAGAAAGAGTAGCAGTTGCTTAAGAACCAGAGTCGGGAGACAGTGCAGAGGCTAACAGCCATCTACAAGAGAAAACCTCTGTTGTCAACTACCTACTGTAGGACAATTAACTTTCACGACAAGTCTGAGTAACTTACCAGTTGAGAAGCACTTAGCTACCTTTGGTATGAAAAGTTGGAAACTGGATGAGCGGAACGTTTTGGGTGACATTAGTCAGCCTTTAAAGTAAAGATTGCTCCTGTATCATTTGGATTTGCAGTTGTTCAGTCGCAGTGATGAGTGGCTTTGTTAAT
The window above is part of the Esox lucius isolate fEsoLuc1 chromosome 4, fEsoLuc1.pri, whole genome shotgun sequence genome. Proteins encoded here:
- the hnrnph1 gene encoding heterogeneous nuclear ribonucleoprotein H isoform X1 translates to MSDGEGFVVRVRGLPWSCSVDEVQRFFSDCKIANNGTSIHFTYTREGRPSGEAFVELESEDDLKIAVKKDRETMGHRYVEVFKSNNVEMDWVMKHTGPNCPETAGDGLVRLRGLPFGCSKEEIVQFLSGLEIVPNGITLPVDFQGRSTGEAFVQFASQDIAEKALKKHKERIGHRYIEIFKSSRAEVRTHYEPQRKPMGMQRPGPYDRPSGGRGYNMMGGRGGGSYDRMRRGGYGGGVSEGRYGDSSSSFQSTTGHCVHMRGLPYRATETDIYNFFSPLNPVRVHVEIGPDGRVTGEADVEFATHEDAVAAMSKDKANMQHRYVELFLNSTAGGSNGSYGSPMQGGMGNQSSYSSGGLSSGYSGGYNSQSSMGGYSDYSNQGGMSSSYYGGGGRSSTGLGAGWGM
- the hnrnph1 gene encoding heterogeneous nuclear ribonucleoprotein H isoform X2 is translated as MSDGEGFVVRVRGLPWSCSVDEVQRFFSDCKIANNGTSIHFTYTREGRPSGEAFVELESEDDLKIAVKKDRETMGHRYVEVFKSNNVEMDWVMKHTGPNCPETAGDGLVRLRGLPFGCSKEEIVQFLSGLEIVPNGITLPVDFQGRSTGEAFVQFASQDIAEKALKKHKERIGHRYIEIFKSSRAEVRTHYEPQRKPMGMQRPGPYDRPSGGRGYNMMGGRGGGSYDRMRRGGYGGGVSEGRYGDSSSSFQSTTGHCVHMRGLPYRATETDIYNFFSPLNPVRVHVEIGPDGRVTGEADVEFATHEDAVAAMSKDKANMQHRYVELFLNSTAGGSNGSYGSPMQGGMGNQSSYSSGGLSSGYSGGYNSQSSMGGYSDYIR
- the rufy1 gene encoding RUN and FYVE domain-containing protein 1, with translation MAVERSNLLSMMKLSIKVLIQSSLSLGRTLDSDYPPLQQFFVVLEHCLKHGLKVRKSFITQNKSIWGPLELVEKLCPESADMATSARDLPGLKTGLGRARAWLHLALMQKKMADYLKALLDRKDLLGEFYDPGALVLEEEGVVMGGLLVGLNVIDANLCIKGEDLDSQVGVIDFSLYLKDPVTTETTKDDAKITAILDQKHYTEELNRHLSCTVSDLQAKMDSIEKTNSKLIEELTAATDRINALREEQETLRQENEMILQSSQKKEEATLEDSAVELETYRQTRQGLDEMYSIVWKQYQEEKRIRQELERELELQVGLKQEMEMAMRLLEKDTHEKQDTLQALRLQLDQVKTLNLQMFNKSQDCEREAQRKHEEARQLEEKMSQMESTMKEMEQRLQDSESDRRQVDQADRDMRSQLEERVEALRKQLSDLDTMRLGLESDLLSEKEQRQGLQRALQREQDNSNELRTQLQQLQGLRTELQDVRQEKQQLLQTCQEQETALQEMGLHLSQSKLKMEDFKEVNKALKGQAWLKDDEATQCKQCMKEFSIARRKHHCRNCGDIYCNNCSSNELALPSYPRPVRVCDTCHSLLLQRSVSSVTS